From Anopheles darlingi chromosome 2, idAnoDarlMG_H_01, whole genome shotgun sequence, the proteins below share one genomic window:
- the LOC125959976 gene encoding solute carrier organic anion transporter family member 1C1, whose protein sequence is MIRPASLLRANDESQPRIEARASNIEQDSIDCGVTACSCCNGPGCLRLGTSTMFIVALSIVTFVSGGIEGYFRLAAHQAAIELNFDPIALDWLLVTAGIAQGVFAVLISYWGNRLHRISWLGGIFMLQAVTLIVLIIPTLTHNSDENSTIEAPQMDKLCRLEESAKLVADQPYAITTLVLMFIAQLLIGIANVAIYSLGISYLDDNVREHHSPGLVGCAIGARIWGTQLGLAVGLVVGATTLSWWLGWAILAPITFLVGFAISLFPKRLLATMVRQAADDIIETATSNSAQSLTTLPDKWLADITLWATLKRVFSNKILICNVLALVFIQTGLVNFHAHEQSYLQSRFFLPTSHADGVNDEWTSRLITNLLKPPVVALTVVVAALVIAKVNPSARKLAGWNIFVGILSVGLFIAFIFISCEEEQIAGAYRGRKLIKPFCASNCVCAENIPFTPVCPQDSRFTYFSPCHAGCQDREEINNVVTYRNCTCGVDLDIVSPGELATEGACGIGDCQQHWIVFQVLTVIVTMLLASGLVGKVIITLRSVLRQDKAMALAVELTLVGLVVYLPGMVIYQVVATHTCQFWSSDERQCFLHETPTFGNILNMITAAFILIGLIFEMVVFYFVSDMTLYGDDPDDGYRSVEMHRFMAPARTLTQTELVPLNGGTADTVDRSTVSDTIVQSATLVADEGPLQQVETIQSTQPSYAARSVSPLARASANYAQVVRQLPTREDSSDIDEQLDFRSATSLPRGQSDTEDDNDRQQQAPRSYLTPMVNGPTSTAAIRDYINQRSGGLADVPSSPESQNSSQRFDALRTRNAVRRPMSPETDF, encoded by the exons ATGATTCGACCAGCATCCTTACTGAGAGCGAACGACGAGTCGCAACCGCGCATCGAGGCTCGCGCCAGTAACATCGAGCaag ATTCCATCGATTGCGGGGTAACGGCGTGTTCCTGCTGCAATGGACCCGGTTGCCTGCGGTTGGGTACCTCGACCATGTTCATCGTCGCCCTTTCGATCGTGACGTTCGTGAGCGGCGGTATCGAGGGTTACTTCCGGTTAGCTGCACACCAGGCCGCCATCGAGCTAAacttcgatccgatcgcgcTCGATTGGCTACTGGTGACGGCCGGCATTGCCCAGGGTGTGTTCGCAGTGCTGATCAGTTACTGGGGTAACCGACTGCACCGCATATCCTGGCTGGGAGGCATCTTCATGCTGCAGGCCGTTACACTGATCGTGTTGATCATACCGACGCTGACGCACAA TTCCGATGAGAACAGTACCATCGAAGCGCCACAAATGGACAAACTTTGCCGGCTGGAGGAATCAGCAAAGCTGGTTGCGGATCAACCGTACGCCATCACGACACTCGTGCTCATGTTTATCGCCCAGCTTCTGATTGGCATTGCGAATGTGGCCATCTACTCGCTCGGCATCAGCTATCTGGATGACAATGTTCGGGAGCATCACAGCCCCGGTTTGGTAG GCTGTGCCATCGGTGCTCGTATCTGGGGTACCCAGTTGGGGTTGGCGGTTGGATTGGTGGTCGGTGCCACGACACTTAGCTGGTGGCTCGGATGGGCCATCCTTGCACCGATCACGTTTCTGGTCGGTTTCGCTATCTCGCTCTTCCCCAAGCGACTGCTGGCGACGATGGTGCGCCAGGCGGCCGACGATATTATCGAGACGGCCACGAGTAACAGCGCTCAATCGCTCACCACCCTGCCCGACAAGTGGCTCGCGGACATTACCCTGTGGGCGACGTTGAAGCGAGTGTTCTCGAACAAGATACTGATCTGCAacgtgctggcgctggtgttcATTCAAACTGGCTTGGTCAATTTTCATGCCCACGAGCAGTCCTACCTCCAGTCGCGCTTCTTCCTTCCCACGTCGCACGCTGACGGTGTTAATGATGAGTGGACATCGCGGCTCATCACCAACCTGCTGAAGCCTCCGGTGGTTGCCCTGACCGTCGTCGTAGCAGCACTCGTCATTGCGAAAGTCAACCCTTCGGCAAG GAAACTGGCCGGATGGAACATCTTTGTAGGAATACTGTCCGTTGGGCTGTTCATAG cattcattttcatctcttGCGAAGAGGAACAGATTGCGGGGGCATATCGCGGTCGAAAGCTGATCAAACCGTTCTGTGCCTCGAACTGCGTTTGCGCGGAAAACATCCCATTCACACCGGTCTGTCCACAGGATAGTCGGTTTACGTACTTCTCACCGTGTCACGCCGGTTGCCAGGATCGGGAGGAGATCAACAATGTGGTGACCTACCGTAACTGCACGTGCGGCGTTGATCTCGACATCGTTTCGCCCGGTGAGCTGGCGACGGAAGGTGCTTGCGGGATTGGGGATTGTCAGCAGCACTGGATCGTGTTCCAGGTGTTGACCGTGATCGTAACGATGCTGCTTGCATCGGGTTTAGTTGGCAAGGTGATCATCACCTTACGATCGGTGCTGCGCCAGGATAAAGCGATGGCATTGGCCGTCGAGTTGACACTGGTCGGGCTGGTCGTGTATCTGCCTGGGATGGTGATTTATCAGGTGGTGGCAA CACACACGTGCCAGTTTTGGTCGAGTGATGAGCGACAATGCTTCCTGCACGAAACGCCAACATTCGGCAATATCCTCAATATGATAACGGCTGCCTTCATCCTCATTGGGCTCATCTTCGAGATGGTTGTGTTCTACTTCGTCAGCGACATGACACTGTATGGTGATGATCCGGATGATGGATATCG ATCCGTTGAGATGCATCGTTTCATGGCTCCAGCGCGGACACTTACTCAAACAGAGCTGGTACCGCTGAATGGCGGTACCGCGGATACGGTAGATCGGTCCACCGTTTCGGATACGATCGTTCAATCGGCTACACTTGTCGCCGACGAAGGACCGTTGCAGCAAGTGGAAACAATCCAGAGCACACAGCCCTCCTATGCGGCACGATCCGTTTCACCGCTTGCCAGGGCGTCCGCCAATTACGCCCAGGTCGTAAGACAACTACCGACACGGGAGGATTCCAGCGATATTGATGAACAGCTTGATTTCCGCTCGGCTACCAGTCTTCCCCGAGGACAGAGCGATACCGAAGACGATAATgatcgccagcagcaagcgCCGCGGTCATACTTAACTCCCATGGTCAATGGTCCCACCAGTACCGCTGCGATAAGGGATTACATTAACCAGCGGAGTGGAGGATTGGCGGATGTGCCAAGCTCTCCGGAGAGCCAGAATTCCTCGCAACGTTTCGATGCGTTACGAACACGTAACGCCGTACGGCGACCGATGAGTCCTGAGACGGACTTTTGA
- the LOC125959975 gene encoding solute carrier organic anion transporter family member 74D, with protein MASDVRCGLSCWHPRWLQRFATPRSFIMVYGFLGTVQAMAYIYFVITLTTLEKRFKIPSSTTGIILSGNEISQILLSLILSYVGGHRNRPRWIAWGVVFCALSCFILALPHFIYGPGEDALRLTKEYLRDKAEDEANLRLHQNVTMLVKSSNRLCMAESTEKECLDTISIVPLVLIFMSQFVLGIGNTLYYSLGQTYLDDNTKKTNTPLMLAYASSLRTFGPVVGFALGYLALKIYIDPTKTPIIDSSDPRWLGAWWLGWILLGIAMLFFAMLTGLFPKEIPKKQAAAPTKTKRPNSNMPVILMNDAEAFGKEKEELRQAARHQRTVSESAPEFVESIVEFPKLKDFPTALMRLLKNKLLMFNILSGIFYILGSSGYITFLSKYIEVQFHKSPANATVITGPITLFGMVAGFLISGIVISKKKPSPRKLLFWNVIVGFGYMAGQFSYLFLTCPDGTMPLVQGRLNLTTECNSHCHCDGIPYTPVCQEETGITFFSACHAGCDNWHTADKYYDRCSCQNENYSPITKLPWERSPNGSGSATYLPSTHPYQTTVSTSTVLIQSTTTDAPSSTRSETATLSTSTAAVTVTDTIQLLANANETKVNYTLSHDSPPDLMAPDATGELPMEITESTTAVPVDGEDSVVMEAAEEAASSYPEAERRRKRATSTGDGEDSSTTTNPPDTTLYSVKLVPGACIQGCALGFYLFSIISSIINCLGASGRIGNLLVNYRCVSKQDKSFTQGLILMMISLFALIPGPIIYGRIIDSTCLVWTEECGKRGNCQLHDQKLFRYYINITALCLTFVGVFFDGLVWWYGQTLDLYGEREQAEQQQKRQHPTGAKVHPEPISNQAFK; from the exons ATGGCGTCCGATGTGCGCTGTGGTCTATCGTGCTGGCATCCGCGCTGGTTACAGCGgttcgccacgccacgatccTTTATCATGGTGTACGGATTCCTCGGCACGGTCCAGGCAATGGCGTACATCTACTTCGTCATCACGCTCACCACGCTGGAAAAGCGATTCAAAATTCCTTCCTCAACCACGG GTATCATTCTCAGCGGTAACGAAATATCGCAGATCCTCCTGTCGCTCATTCTCTCGTACGTTGGTGGTCACCGGAACAGACCACGATGGATCGCCTGGGGTGTGGTGTTCTGTGCCCTTTCCTGCTTCATCCTAGCGCTGCCACACTTCATCTACGGCCCGGGCGAAGATGCACTGCGCCTCACGAAGGAGTACTTGAGGGATAAGGCAGAGGATGAGGCCAACTTACGGCTGCACCAGAACGTCACGATGCTGGTAAAAAGCTCGAACCGTCTGTGCATGGCCGAGTCGACGGAGAAGGAGTGCCTCGATACGATCTCGATCGTACCGTTGGTGCTGATCTTTATGTCCCAGTTTGTGCTCGGCATTGGCAACACCCTGTACTATTCGCTCGGTCAAACCTACCTGGACGACAATACGAAGAAGACCAATACACCGTTAATGCTGGCGTACGCCTCGTCGTTGCGTACCTTCGGGCCGGTTGTAGGCTTTGCTCTCG GTTATTTGGCGCTGAAGATCTACATCGATCCGACCAAGACACCGATCATCGACAGTTCTGATCCACGTTGGCTAGGTGCTTGGTGGTTAGGCTGGATACTGCTCGGTATTGCGATGCTCTTCTTTGCCATGCTAACTGGACTCTTTCCGAAGGAGATTCCAAAGAAGCAGGCGGCGGCACCGACGAAAACCAAACGACCAAACTCCAACATGCCCGTCATACTGATGAACGATGCGGAAGCGttcgggaaggaaaaggaagagctTCGCCAAGCGGCAAGACACCAGCGGACAGTCTCCGAGAGTGCACCCGAGTTCGTCGAAAGTATTGTGGAGTTTCCGAAGCTAAAAG ACTTTCCGACGGCGTTGATGCGTTTGTTGAAAAACAAGCTGTTGATGTTCAACATTCTGTCCGGTATATTCTACATTCTTGGTTCGAGTGGTTACATCACCTTCCTGAGCAAGTACATCGAGGTGCAGTTTCACAAATCGCCGGCCAATGCGACGGTCATCACGGGTCCGATCACGTTGTTCGGTATGGTGGCAGGATTCCTCATTTCGGGCATCGTTATCTCGAAGAAGAAACCATCTCCCCGGAAACTGCTGTTCTGGAACGTGATCGTTGGCTTTGGGTATATGGCTGGACAGTTTTCCTATCTTTTCCTGACCTGCCCCGATGGTACGATGCCGTTGGTACAGGGTCGCTTAAATCTGACCACCGAGTGTAACAGCCATTGCCACTGTGACGGTATTCCGTACACGCCGGTCTGTCAGGAGGAGACGGGAATAACGTTCTTCTCTGCCTGTCACGCCGGTTGCGACAACTGGCATACGGCGGACAAGTACTACGATCGGTGCTCTTGCCAGAATGAAAACTACTCCCCCATCACAAAGCTTCCTTGGGAGAGGTCACCGaatggttctggttctgctACCTATCTGCCCTCTACGCATCCATATCAGACGACGGTGAGCACCAGTACAGTACTGATTCAGTCCACAACCACTGACGCTCCTAGTAGTACTCGGAGCGAAACGGCAACGCTCTCAACGAGCACTGCTGCGGTTACTGTTACCGATACGATACAACTGCTTGCCAAtgcgaatgaaacgaaagttAACTACACGTTATCCCACGACTCACCTCCTGACCTAATGGCGCCTGATGCAACAGGCGAGTTACCGATGGAAATCACGGAATCGACAACTGCCGTGCCCGTGGATGGTGAAGATTCCGTTGTGATGGAAGCAGCCGAGGAAGCGGCTAGTAGTTATCCGGAAGCTgaaaggcgaaggaaaagagCTACCAGTACAGGGGATGGCGAGGATAGTAGCACCACTACCAACCCACCGGACACCACGCTATACAGTGTGAAACTAGTGCCGGGTGCGTGCATTCAGGGCTGTGCCCTCGGATTCTACCTCTTCTCCATCATCTCCAGTATCATCAACTGCCTCGGTGCGTCCGGCCGGATCGGTAATCTGCTGGTGAACTATCG CTGTGTCTCGAAGCAGGACAAATCGTTCACCCAGGGACTGATCCTCATGATGATTAGCTTGTTCGCGCTCATTCCCGGACCGATCATCTATGGTCGGATCATCGACAGTACGTGTCTGGTGTGGACGGAAGAATGCGGTAAGCGAGGCAACTGCCAACTGCACGATCAGAAGCTGTTCCGGTACTACATCAACATTACGGCCCTGT GTCTCACATTCGTCGGTGTGTTCTTCGATGGGCTCGTTTGGTGGTACGGTCAAACACTGGACCTGTACGGTGAGCGGGAGCAAGccgaacagcaacagaagcgcCAGCACCCGACAGGTGCCAAGGTGCATCCCGAACCGATCAGTAATCAAGCGTTCAAATGA
- the LOC125959978 gene encoding F-box/WD repeat-containing protein 5 isoform X1 has product MAEAYDDVPMMDHGGSGSVRRDAESMESNTGCSGTGSLSSEGEDDTGGTTYAENSPWVFLPEPLFINIFLNLTPRDVLNAGQCCKRWYKLSKDDYIWRRYFRREFNVDASIPLKRGADSWRSEYRRLTNNVPMVLTDVLTSHSHQVLHVSFSHNGKMFATCSKDGFVILWNAAYPSSIRSSYDMRKLNWKYTQFSQFNQSDTLLLVSGVHYGTPHSTSGEIAVFTVQNGFRLKCRVTNRPYDIFGTWFSDQHLLSGDLSWLAHLVSTSKLWLNKANQEVDSEHTPVRNQVYKFYNRNASSIRAIMVANCPWLADEEEKKRKAGNEGVGDAEATAQPGTSVGGSSGTSSAANRRAGNPLSHYQMKQEQDSEEEADEDESDVGPNDGNQQQDPLFMHGQGPGAVPGPEPACEPLDYASPIQYLEEFRQEYEDSYYESSDDCLEDDDEEDGDAIGGAGERPDSLSECEDEELENPCPKYLIFSTGSKTYTPHQIGFKRIVDVNFPRRLEPGPSLRERVALREQQRERQVIMGEMSPEEMRLQYVLQNESPPVEPNWANYEAVADRFDRVDKLIDLHGHIIGMGLSPDHRYLYVNSRPWPRNCVIRNPLEPPAIAQEIDIHVIDLMTLKKVGKMLRAHKAYTPNTECFFIFLDVCDSYVASGAEDMHAYLWERYYGVCLAKYQHEDVVNSVAFNPRDNEMLVTTSDDYEIKVWRSLAKAKKLGIVPVGRAVEFRKQKSNRPPPQPQYAGRSFV; this is encoded by the exons CGTGCTCAATGCTGGCCAGTGCTGTAAACGGTGGTACAAGCTCTCCAAGGATGACTACATCTGGCGCAGATACTTCAGGCGCGAGTTTAACGTCGATGCATCGATCCCACTCAAGCGAG GTGCGGATAGCTGGCGCTCCGAGTACAGACGGTTGACGAACAACGTACCGATGGTACTGACGGACGTGCTTACTTCCCACTCGCACCAAGTGTTGCACGTGAGCTTCTCGCATAATGGCAAAATGTTTGCCACCTGCTCGAAGGATGGTTTCGTGATT CTCTGGAATGCTGCGTACCCATCGAGCATACGGTCATCGTACGACATGCGAAAGCTGAACTGGAAGTACACGCAGTTCTCGCAATTCAACCAGAGCGATACGCTACTGCTCGTCTCGGGCGTCCACTAcggcacaccacacagcacatcGGGGGAAATAGCCGTATTCACGGTCCAAA ATGGCTTTCGGTTGAAGTGCCGCGTAACGAACCGACCGTACGACATCTTCGGCACATGGTTCAGCGATCAGCATCTGCTGTCGGGTGATCTGAGCTGGTTGGCGCATCTGGTGAGCACCTCGAAGCTATGGCTGAACAAGGCCAATCAGGAGGTTGATTCGGAGCATACGCCCGTTCGGAACCAGGTGTATAAGTTCTACAACCGTAATGCTAGTTCTATACGCGCCATCATGGTCGCCAACTgtccctggctggctgatgaagaggagaagaagcggaAAGCAGGGAATGAAGGTGTTGGTGATGCGGAGGCTACTGCACAGCCGGGCACATCGGTTGGTGGGTCGAGTGGTACTAGTAGCGCCGCTAACCGGCGTGCCGGTAATCCCTTATCGCACTATCAGATGAAGCAAGAGCAGGACTCGGAGGAGGAAGCGGATGAGGATGAATCTGACGTTGGACCAAACGATG GTAACCAGCAGCAAGATCCACTCTTCATGCACGGACAAGGACCTGGAGCGGTACCGGGACCGGAACCAGCCTGTGAACCACTGGACTACGCCAGCCCAATTCAGTATCTGGAAGAGTTCCGGCAGGAGTACGAAGACTCCTATTACGAATCGTCGGATGATTGCctggaggacgacgatgaagaggatggCGATGCGATCGGGGGTGCGGGCGAGCGGCCGGACAGTTTGTCCGAGTgtgaggatgaggagctgGAGAATCCCTGTCCGAAGTATCTGATCTTTTCGACTGGCTCCAAAACCTACACCCCGCACCAGATCGGTTTCAAGCGTATTGTGGACGTGAACTTTCCGCGTCGCCTTGAACCAGGCCCTTCGCTCCGGGAGAGGGTTGCACtgcgcgagcagcagcgcgaGAGGCAGGTAATTATGGGCGAGATGTCACCAGAAGAAATGCGCCTGCAGTATGTCTTACAGAACGAATCGCCACCGGTCGAGCCGAACTGGGCGAACTATGAGGCGGTAgcggatcggttcgatcgcGTCGACAAGCTGATCGATCTGCACGGGCATATCATCGGTATGGGGCTTAGTCCGGACCATCGTTACCTGTACGTGAACAGCCGACCGTGGCCGCGCAACTGTGTTATCCGCAATCCACTTGAACCGCCCGCGATCGCCCAGGAGATTGACATACACGTGATAGATCTGATGACGCTGAAGAAGGTGGGTAAGATGCTGCGAGCGCACAAGGCCTACACGCCGAACACGGAATGTTTCTTTATCTTTCTGGATGTCTGTGATAGTTACGTGGCGAG TGGCGCCGAGGATATGCATGCGTACCTATGGGAGCGCTACTATGGTGTGTGCCTGGCCAAGTACCAGCACGAAGATGTGGTGAACAGTGTTGCCTTCAATCCGCGTGATAACGAGATGCTCGTCACTACCAGTGATGATTACGAAATTAAG GTTTGGCGATCGTTGGCGAAGGCGAAAAAGCTGGGCATTGTACCGGTTGGACGGGCGGTCGAGTTTCGCAAACAGAAAAGCAATCGCCCACCACCCCAGCCCCAGTATGCTGGGCGGTCGTTCGTTTAG